TGCTGCGCTTGGAGGAACTGAGCCACCGCCCGCGAACGCTCGATGGCGAACTGCTTCACCTCGCGATTGGACGATCCGGCGAGGGCGTTGAGCAGCTTCGTGACCTTGTCGATCTCTTTCGCCTGGAACAGCGCCTCGAAGTAGTTGTTCGCCAAGCGCACGTCTTGAGCCATCTTGGTCTCGTGAGGCTGCAGTAGCTTGATCACGCCGGGCAGATCGCCCTTCTGACCGTAGAGCGCGGACAGGCAGATCAGAGCAAGGGGGTCGTTGGCGTTGCGCTCCACCGCCTTCTTCGCGAAGTCGACGGCCTTGTCTCGAGTGGCCTCTTCGCCTGAGTAGAAGCCCTGCAGCGCGATGTAGGGCGCCGCCGTGCGCTTGTTGGTCTCGGCGTTCGCCAGATCTTCTACCGCCTTGATTGCGGCCGCTTCGTCTTTGGACTCGCGCACGCTCGAGTACAGATAGGCCCAAGCGTCGACGCAGTTTGCGTCGATGCTGAGGGCGTGGTCGACCGCATCGCGTTCGCCGGCCTCGTCGCCGTTGCCCTTCAGAGCTTTTGCGAGGTGCAGCGAGGGGAAGGGGCTGTCGGGGAGCAAGTTCTGCGCGCCGCGAAGCGTGCCGACGGCCTTCTCCCATTGCTCCTGCTGAAGCTGTGCGACGCCGAGTCCGAGCCAGTCTTCACCCGTTCCACCGGCGGCGACGACCTTGGCCATCACCTTCTCTGCGCGCTCGAAGCGCCCGTACTTCATCAGCTCCTGCGCATACAGGCGCCCTCGATTGAGGTCGTCCTTGGCTTCTTGCCAGTGCTTCTCCAACCCCGAGAGGAGGTCATCCAAACCGATGGCGATGGGACGTCCATCCGCGTCTTGCACCTGAACGGCCGGTCCGTTGAAGCCCAGCAGCTTCCACATGTTCTCGAGCTCGAGCGCGACCGGCCCCTTCTTCATCAGGTTCGCGAGCTCGTCGTCGGGCTTGGTGAGCGGCAGGACCACCAACGCATTGCCAGGCACGCCACCGGGAAACGCGGACACCGGCGCGACGATTGCGGCACCGCCGCTCAACTGAAGGTTGGCCTGAGTTCCGTTTTGGCCTGGCAGATTGGGTTGAGTCATCGCGAATTCCTCCTCGTCGCCATTGGCTCCGAGCGTGTTGGGATTGAGTCGAATCGGGCGCGGGGACGCCGGGGGCGTCGACGTCCGCGATCGGGTCGCGGAACCTAGCAGCGCCCTCCGGGGTGGGCAATAGCGACTGCCACCCGACGCCTGCCCGCCACCTGCCCCAGACCTGCCCAGCACAAGGCCGGGCGCCCAGCCGTGATAAGGGTGTGTGGGTCATGTCGCGCTCCCTAGGGTTCGCCCCCGCCGCATTTGGCCTGCTGCTCACGTCGTCGCCTGCCCGAGCGGAGTCGCTGATCAAGCACCCGGGCCGCCACCCCGACTACACATTCGAGGCGGAGCCCCACTTCATGTTCGGCTTCGATCCTCCCGGTGACCGTGCTGGCCGCGGCTATGGTCCCGGCTTTCGCGGTACGGTGGAGCTGGTCGACAACGGATTCATCTCGAGCATCAACAACACCATCGGCATCGGCTTCGGCCTGGATTGGCTATTCTACGGCGAACACTGCATTGGCCGGGGCCCTGGCCCGCGCGACTGCCACGACCACGATCGCATCATCCTGCCCGTCGTGATGCAGTGGAATTTCTGGCTTTCCCGCAACTGGTCCGTCTTCGGCGAACCTGGAATCACGCTGAACTTCCGCGACAATCACGACGACAGTGACGTCGACTTCGACCCCTTCACCTTCTACGCAGGGGGGCGATTCCACTTCAACGACGCCATCGCACTGACCATGCGCATCGGCTATCCCACCTTCTCCGTGGGCGCGTCTTTCTTCCTGTGACCCCCTCGGAAACGGCGGTTTCCAAGGCCGACGGGAACCGCAGCAACAAAAGCGGGTTGCCCGCCGGTGGCAGACCGCTCGCAGTGAGGCTATAGAAGAATCAAGGTGAGCATACTCATCGGTATCCTCGGCTTGGCACTGCTGATGGTGATCCATGAGGGTGGACACCTCTTGGCAGCGCGTGCCTTCGGCATGCGCGTCATCCGTTTCAGCATCGGCTTCGGGCCTGCGCTGTGGCGCTATCAGCCGAAGGGCAGCGAGACGATCTACCAGATCGCGCTCATACCGTTCCTCGCGTACGTGCAAATCGCAGGGATGAATCCCTACGAGGAGATCGACCCGGAAGACAAGGGCAGCTACGCCAACGCCAGCCTGGTCGGGCGCATCTCTGCCATCTTCGCAGGACCGCTCGCGAACTACCTGTTCGCATCGGTGCTGTTCTTTGCAGCGTTCACCATCGGCGGCGACACCACCGCCGTGCAGGTGATGGACGAGGGTTCTGCTGCGGTCGCGGGCATGCAGAGCGGCGACAAGATCAAGAGCATCGACGGCAAACCCATCGTGCGTTGGGACGACATCCCCGAGGCGGTGCTGCCACGCGCGAAAACCGCCATCCCAATCGTGGTCATCCGCGACGGCAAAGAGCAGACGCTGATGGTCACCCCGGAACCCAAGGCCAAGAACGGCGGCGGGCAGATCGGCGTGCGCCCCACCAGCTTGGTGCCTGCCCTGCCTTTCAAGGAAGCCGCCGTGGAATCCGTGCTGCACCCTGCCAAAGTCGTGCGCGCATTGGTCATTGGCCTGGGACGCATCATCACCGGCAAGGAGCGCCCGGAGGTCACTGGCCCCGTCGGGATCGTCAAAGAAACCAGCCGCGCCGCCGAGCGAGGGCCCGCGGACTATCTCTACCTGCTTGGCCTGCTCAGCGCCTACCTGGGCGGGTTCAACTTGCTGCCGTTCCCTGCCTTGGACGGTGGACGCCTGATGTTCCTCGGCTACGAGGCCGTCACACGGCGCCGCCCCAACGCCCGCGTGGAAGCGCACGTACACGCGGTCGGGCTACTGATGCTCCTGGCGCTCATCGCGGTGATCAGCGTGTTCGATCTTCGCGGCAACTGAGCCGCAGATGTCATGGACGGCATCCTGCTCTCTGGGCGCGGCCTACATGGAGGCACGCGCTGCAGCATCGAGTTCGTCCGTCGACCGGGCCCCGTACGCTTCCTGACGCCGTCCGGCGACGTAGCCCTCAACGAGCTCTCACCGGTGCGGCTCGACCGCGGCGTACGGGTCGCGGCTGGGGACTTCGAAGTCGAACTCGTCGAACACCTGTTTGCAGCGCTGGCGGGACTCGATGTTCATGAAGGGCTGACCCTCGAAGTCGTCGGCGGCGAGGTACCACTACTCGACGGTGGCGCGCGCGAACTAGCTCTGGCGATCGCAGCCCTGGGGCCACGCTCCACGCCGCCACGTTTGCGCGTCGAGCGCGCTGGCACACTCGAACTCGGCGAGACACGCTACGTGTTCACCCCGGGGCCGACGCGAAGGCTCGTAGTGGAAGTCGACTTCCCCGGGGTCGGTCCGCAGCGAGCCGAGTATGCGGGCGACCGACACCAGTTCCTTGAGTTCATCGCGCCCGCCCGTACCTTTGGCTACCTGAGCGAGGCACGGCAGCTCGCCGCGCGCGGCCTCGCGCGTGGCTTCGACCCCCACGCCGTGCTCGTGCTCGACGACGAGGGCCGTGCCGTGCCCCCCTCTGCCCCGGCAACCTCCGACGAACTCGCGCGCCACAAGCTGCTCGATTTCATGGGCGACCTCTACCTCTACGGTGGCCCGCCCTTGGGCGAAATCCAAGCGACACGCCCAGGACACGCGCCAACGCACGCCGCGCTGCGCCGCGCACTCCGCGAGGGCCTAGTGAGCCAACGACCGTCATAGCCCTCACGCTGGTAGATCGTTGGCTCGAAGGCAAGGTGCATGCTCTGCGGCTTCCGGCGGCCGCTGAACTCGATCGGCTGACGCCGGATGGCTCGAGCACAATTCCTTCATGGTTCCGGCTCCGACGGGTTAGGCTTTCGTCATGCACCGGCGCTTCTTGCTTCTGCTGGCCCTGTGCGCCGTCACACTAGGCTGCTCCACCCCAAGCGTGCGCTTGAGCGAGGGACCGCGCGAGTATGCTCCAACGGACTACGAACTCGTGCTGGAGCGCTGGACCCGCAGCGCGGACTTGATCGTGCCAAGCGATCTCGACAATGTCCTTGGCGTCACTGCCACCTACGAGTCTTGGGACTTCCGCTGGGCCTAC
The nucleotide sequence above comes from Polyangiaceae bacterium. Encoded proteins:
- a CDS encoding UDP-3-O-acyl-N-acetylglucosamine deacetylase — its product is MDGILLSGRGLHGGTRCSIEFVRRPGPVRFLTPSGDVALNELSPVRLDRGVRVAAGDFEVELVEHLFAALAGLDVHEGLTLEVVGGEVPLLDGGARELALAIAALGPRSTPPRLRVERAGTLELGETRYVFTPGPTRRLVVEVDFPGVGPQRAEYAGDRHQFLEFIAPARTFGYLSEARQLAARGLARGFDPHAVLVLDDEGRAVPPSAPATSDELARHKLLDFMGDLYLYGGPPLGEIQATRPGHAPTHAALRRALREGLVSQRPS
- a CDS encoding M50 family metallopeptidase, translating into MSILIGILGLALLMVIHEGGHLLAARAFGMRVIRFSIGFGPALWRYQPKGSETIYQIALIPFLAYVQIAGMNPYEEIDPEDKGSYANASLVGRISAIFAGPLANYLFASVLFFAAFTIGGDTTAVQVMDEGSAAVAGMQSGDKIKSIDGKPIVRWDDIPEAVLPRAKTAIPIVVIRDGKEQTLMVTPEPKAKNGGGQIGVRPTSLVPALPFKEAAVESVLHPAKVVRALVIGLGRIITGKERPEVTGPVGIVKETSRAAERGPADYLYLLGLLSAYLGGFNLLPFPALDGGRLMFLGYEAVTRRRPNARVEAHVHAVGLLMLLALIAVISVFDLRGN